The following coding sequences are from one Parabacteroides pacaensis window:
- the proS gene encoding proline--tRNA ligase, producing the protein MAKELKELTPRSVSYSQWYQDLVIKADMAENSAVRGCMVIKPYGYAIWEKMQRQLDDMFKETGHVNAYFPLFIPKSFLSKEAEHVEGFAKECAVVTHYRLKTNHDGTGVVVDPEAKLEEELIVRPTSETIIWNTYRNWVQSYRDLPILCNQWANVVRWEMRTRLFLRTAEFLWQEGHTAHATQAEAEAEARKMQEVYADFAENFMAMPVIKGVKSESERFAGAIDTYTIEAMMQDGKALQAGTSHFLGQNFAKAFDVKFIDKEGKSDYVWATSWGVSTRLIGALIMSHSDDNGLVLPPKLAPYQVVIVPIYKTQEQLNAISEKVAGIMAKLKALGISVKYDDADNKKPGWKFAEYELKGVPVRLAMGGRDMENNTIEVMRRDTLEKETVSCDNIELYVKDLLDAIQANIYKKAFDYRTAHTITVDSYDEFKEKIEEGGFILAHWDGTPETEEKIKNETKATIRCIPLHGDTTPGTCMVTGKPSKQRVLFARAY; encoded by the coding sequence ATGGCAAAAGAGCTTAAAGAACTTACTCCCAGGAGTGTGAGTTACTCCCAATGGTATCAGGATTTAGTGATAAAAGCCGATATGGCAGAAAATTCTGCCGTTCGTGGTTGTATGGTAATAAAACCATACGGATATGCTATTTGGGAAAAGATGCAACGGCAATTGGACGATATGTTTAAAGAAACCGGTCACGTAAATGCCTATTTCCCATTATTTATCCCGAAATCATTTTTAAGTAAAGAAGCCGAACACGTAGAAGGATTTGCCAAAGAGTGTGCTGTTGTTACTCATTACCGTTTAAAAACAAATCATGACGGTACTGGTGTGGTAGTGGATCCTGAAGCTAAACTGGAAGAGGAATTAATTGTACGTCCTACTTCGGAAACTATTATATGGAATACTTACCGTAATTGGGTACAGTCTTATCGTGACTTGCCTATTTTATGTAATCAATGGGCCAATGTAGTTCGTTGGGAAATGCGTACCCGTTTATTCTTGCGTACGGCTGAATTCCTCTGGCAGGAAGGTCACACGGCACATGCCACTCAAGCAGAAGCAGAAGCAGAAGCCCGTAAGATGCAGGAAGTATATGCGGATTTTGCCGAGAATTTTATGGCTATGCCGGTTATTAAAGGAGTAAAATCGGAAAGTGAACGTTTTGCTGGCGCAATCGATACATATACTATTGAAGCTATGATGCAAGATGGAAAAGCTCTTCAGGCAGGTACTTCTCACTTTCTAGGACAAAATTTTGCCAAGGCATTTGATGTAAAATTCATTGATAAAGAAGGAAAAAGCGATTATGTGTGGGCTACTTCATGGGGAGTTTCTACTCGATTGATAGGAGCTTTGATTATGTCGCATTCCGATGATAACGGATTGGTATTGCCTCCGAAATTAGCACCTTATCAGGTAGTTATCGTTCCTATTTATAAGACGCAGGAGCAATTAAATGCCATCAGTGAAAAAGTAGCCGGTATTATGGCCAAATTAAAAGCGTTGGGAATTAGCGTAAAATACGATGATGCTGATAATAAAAAACCGGGATGGAAGTTTGCCGAATATGAATTGAAAGGCGTGCCTGTACGCTTGGCTATGGGTGGCCGCGACATGGAGAACAACACGATAGAAGTGATGCGCCGGGACACATTAGAAAAAGAAACGGTAAGTTGCGATAACATCGAATTGTATGTAAAAGATTTGTTGGATGCTATTCAGGCGAATATCTATAAAAAGGCTTTCGACTATCGGACTGCCCATACAATAACTGTAGATAGTTATGATGAATTTAAAGAAAAAATCGAAGAAGGCGGATTTATCTTAGCGCATTGGGATGGTACACCGGAGACAGAAGAAAAAATAAAGAACGAAACAAAAGCTACGATCCGGTGTATTCCTCTGCATGGCGACACGACGCCCGGTACATGTATGGTTACCGGTAAACCGTCTAAACAACGGGTATTATTTGCCAGGGCCTATTAA